A stretch of the Chlorobiota bacterium genome encodes the following:
- the rpiB gene encoding ribose 5-phosphate isomerase B codes for MKIALGSDHAGFQYKTNTNSFLLKEGIEVIDFGTNSTESVDYPDFAKKAAQAVVDGLVDYAIIICGSGIGVSITANKIKGVRAANCLTEEMAELAREHNNANVLTLGERLIDWETAKKIIKKFLNTPASTNLRHQARINKIE; via the coding sequence ATGAAAATTGCATTAGGATCAGATCATGCTGGGTTTCAGTATAAAACAAATACAAATTCATTTCTTCTGAAAGAAGGTATTGAAGTAATAGATTTTGGTACAAATTCTACAGAATCAGTAGATTATCCAGACTTTGCTAAAAAAGCTGCTCAAGCTGTTGTTGATGGACTTGTTGATTATGCTATTATAATTTGTGGATCAGGTATTGGGGTTTCTATAACTGCGAATAAAATAAAAGGTGTAAGAGCAGCTAATTGTTTGACTGAAGAAATGGCTGAACTTGCTCGTGAGCATAATAATGCAAATGTATTGACATTAGGTGAAAGACTGATTGATTGGGAAACAGCTAAAAAGATTATAAAAAAATTTCTTAATACTCCTGCCTCCACAAATTTAAGACATCAAGCTAGAATTAATAAAATTGAATAA